CTCCAGCAGGAAGTAGACGGGTCTCCGGTGGCTTGTTCCAAGAGGGTGTGCTCACCATGATTCGGTTAATTGGTTTTTCATGATTGTGTTCTCCTGTATATGTCACAAGAAAAGTGTTCTCATTGGTATGACTTTTTTCTACTAATTTTTTTGCTCCACATTCTCTAGCACTGCTACATCTGTAGTAGCTCCTGCAAATTAAATAACTGATTAATTATTGGTAACATTTTAAGAGGTCAGATAACATATATAGGGGTAGGGTTTCATATAAGGATATGTGATCTAGtctttaatttaatagtttCTAAGTGTTTCAAAAGATTTAAATGTGTTATTGATTATGTAATTTTGTTGATACACAATTTTGatctctaaatttataaatatgaaaataaagatttatgattattaaaatctaataaattttataaacacaaaaatgaGTTGACAAATTAATTGATGATATGATAGTAGAtttgtttttagaaaatatgatttcttttgaggtttatatatattttttaattttacattttatttttcatccaCAAACCACGGTGCACTGATAAACCGTGGGATTTGCAAACTCATTATTTAATTTgacatattattaaatataaaatccaAATTAAGTAGagtgaaattttttgaaattttaaaagttgaagaattatatttttaaatttatattaagtgattaaaatcataaatatgtaaaaatagatacttaaaaagaatttaattatttttgaaaattatataagtcaataaaataacTGCAAATGATTCTCTATTAATAACAAGCATAGCGAATCCAACAATCGCTATTTAAAACCCTAGATGTGGTGTGTGTGTAGATTTAGTAACAAAAATAggtttttaatattaaaagaaagaaaaatctatGAAAGTTAGAGAGTTTTGACCTTGGATATGGAGATCCTTTAATGGGTTTTTGTCCATATTTTCTCCATGCCCATGGATCTTCTAAGAGCTTCTGTGCATTCATCTCGCAAATCATTTTCAATGGTTGATTTTTTCTGTCAAAAATGAGAGttatgtaaaaatatttcaacataAATAAtagggttaaataaatttttaattcttataaaattttaaaatttcacttttaatcaatgtaataaaaatataatttgaaaatttctatgtattaaactttaaataattaatatttattaatgagtGAATCCTTTACCTCTTTCTCGATCTTTGTTTATTTGGTTGTGGATTTGCATTTGCTAAAACCATAGAATTGGTTTGGGGTTCTTGAATTGGTAGTTGATTGAGCTCTTGGTGTGGTTGGAGTTGAAGTGATGGGTGATTGTATGCAAGATCAAAATGATCGGTGGTGATTGTAATGCAATTAACTCTATTCGAAGCATGTTCGAAATTAAATATAGGTGATTCTACTGATGGAAATTCAAATCTCGGCTCATCATAATATGAAAGTTTAGTCTGTTCCGTTAGATCCAACTCATATTGATTGAGATTTAATTGCATCTGTTGTTGTTCCATGAGTGTTGGAAAATTATAAAAGGTCGAATTTTGATTTGTGTCATAAACACTATTATTATTAGTGATGGTGATGGGGGTGGGGATAGTAGTGGGGGTGGggataattttcaatttttctagcTCTATAAAATCATTTGGTTTAAGAGGAACACAAGGGGTTGAGCTATTTCCTTGAGTAAAAGTAAAATCTTCAAAGTAAGGTGTGGGATTTTGAGGGAAAATAGTGTTATTGGTGGGGGTGGGAGTTTCAAAAACGGTGGTGTGATTAGTAATGGTGGTAGCTTTGCAGCTACGCACAATGGCTAATAGATCACAATCATCAGTATCCATTATTGGAGAACAAAAGAAGGTTACGCTTATGAATTAATTCTCTCACAATCACAACCAATTGTGTATGTATTTTTCCTAGTTGAAGTAAAATGGTAGTGAGAGAAAAGATTCAAGGGAGAAGGTGAAAACAAGTTGGTGGTGGAGCATGACCAAGATGTAGACTTTCTAACTATTTATACCAAGAAAATATATATCCTTTTCTATAAAAGTACaagaattttataaaagtacaagaatttaatttatgtacACCATCTGTGTAAATAATTTGGACACTATTAGTTAATTATaaccattaaattattaaaatatttaatttttattaaaattattttaaaagtcatttttataaataattgtaatatgTTTGATAATATAAGTTAATTTACACTGACAGTGCATTTGaattaactttaaaataaaataaaaaataaaaaataattttgagataattatcattattaaaattacatgattttttttattttttatttattttatcatatatatatatatatatatatatattacaataaAGACGgtgtaaatatataatatataattattaactttaactgttaaaaaatcatatcacAGATTTTTATgttgtaaattattaaaaaattttaagCAACTAAATCAcaaatttcattataaaattgaagaattaattgtaaaattcaacaaaaatttaaaatttctttacACACCTTTAATCTAGAATATTATGTAAAAATATCAGTCCTTTGAATATCgtgaaaatttttaaatagtatcacaagttttttttgttttaatacaaaataaatatatttaagctatattttcataaaataaattttaattgaatttttttttctattataatataaaatgtatagGATTTTCTGTTCTTTTTTTTCTCCTCATGTTTTCAAGGATTAATTTTAGGGATTGTTTCTCTCTAAAAAGGGAAAATAAAATTCAGTTGACAGTTTCATTTTGACTCTGGGTATTATGTTAAAAGTGGACCCCACCGACAACAGTAATGAAGAATAAAATATGATGATGAAACTTTCACAAAATGCCAATTGCCACACATGTTTTTTGCAATGCACTTGAGTTCTTATTGGCAATCCACGTTCTTGAAAAACGTAAAATTTCGCAAAGTCAGGACTTGCTATCTCTCAGTTATCGTATTCAACTCGAGTCATCTGAGTGAGtcaatttgataaatcgatgaATTATATTGAGTTACAGATTATACGGGTTTGTAACTGTGCATAGATATAGATTTGAGTCATTAACtgaaaattagaaaaaatagaTTCATAGTTATCTGAATTGATGATTTcagttaaattttgaatataaaaatttattttcatttagtcATCACATCACTACGATAAATAGGTTGTTTGATAAAAACTTACTTAaacattcaataaaatattaaaaaccaattatatttatttttcttaaaataataaattttaaaaataaaataagtaaaaaattaaagaaaataaatatcttaataagaaaagaaaagttCATGAGATGAACCAATCCACCTATTTTATCTGCATACCCGAACTAACTAAATTCTACTTAAACCGATGCAAAACTTAGTCGAGATTAAATATGTAAATTGCAAATTCAATTTTAGATGATTTTACAAAATTGAAcctaaatttatctatttttaaccGATGCTCAATCTAAACCCCTCCAATCTCAAATGctataaatgaaaagaaaaaaaaaaactatatttaaatagatttaattgtaattttagttaaatacaaaaatagtCTCTCAATTTTATTTGTTCACAGTTTTGATCTCCAAATATAATATTGGTCTAAAAttgatgaaatgtcattttttaaatgatgtgtCAGAAAAGAAAGATGATGTGAAAGATTATATGtggattgattatattttattattaatctaaatttgtaaatcacattttttttaaacacatttcctattttattac
This region of Cicer arietinum cultivar CDC Frontier isolate Library 1 chromosome 8, Cicar.CDCFrontier_v2.0, whole genome shotgun sequence genomic DNA includes:
- the LOC101497190 gene encoding uncharacterized protein, with amino-acid sequence MDTDDCDLLAIVRSCKATTITNHTTVFETPTPTNNTIFPQNPTPYFEDFTFTQGNSSTPCVPLKPNDFIELEKLKIIPTPTTIPTPITITNNNSVYDTNQNSTFYNFPTLMEQQQMQLNLNQYELDLTEQTKLSYYDEPRFEFPSVESPIFNFEHASNRVNCITITTDHFDLAYNHPSLQLQPHQELNQLPIQEPQTNSMVLANANPQPNKQRSRKRKNQPLKMICEMNAQKLLEDPWAWRKYGQKPIKGSPYPRSYYRCSSARECGAKKLVEKSHTNENTFLVTYTGEHNHEKPINRIMVSTPSWNKPPETRLLPAGVVGPSQNIVSPNAMLWFDQPESGNSPIHGGNAQVNNDDNIVLVPNMMAVSETSLMNFNPLNIGNIPFVESNP